A DNA window from Candidatus Binatia bacterium contains the following coding sequences:
- a CDS encoding BolA/IbaG family iron-sulfur metabolism protein encodes MGPADIEALIRAGVPGATVRVIDTVGDGNHFEATVVAAEFAGKRLVARHQLVYESLKGAMADRVHALSIKAYTPEEWTRQG; translated from the coding sequence ATGGGTCCAGCCGATATCGAGGCGCTGATTCGTGCAGGTGTGCCGGGAGCGACGGTGCGCGTGATCGACACAGTGGGCGACGGCAATCATTTCGAGGCGACCGTCGTGGCTGCGGAGTTCGCGGGTAAGCGTCTCGTCGCCCGGCATCAACTCGTGTACGAGAGCCTGAAAGGGGCGATGGCGGATCGCGTGCACGCGCTGTCCATCAAGGCCTACACCCCGGAAGAGTGGACCCGGCAGGGCTGA
- a CDS encoding NUDIX domain-containing protein → MPTTPSPAHPAATVVLLRDRPGGCEVLLVQRNAELAFHGGAWVFPGGRIDPDDYAGDGDDVVAAARRAAAREAREEAGLAVDADALVAFARWVTPMRLPKRFDTWFFVGRVGDEQVEVDGGEIHAYEWMRPAAALVAHKAGAITLPPPTFVTLTYLDGQPTVSAVLTAVARDGVLRFLPKLFTTADGACSLYEGDAGYEAGEVDVAGPRHRLWIVESGWRYERG, encoded by the coding sequence ATGCCGACGACGCCATCCCCAGCGCACCCGGCGGCCACGGTGGTCTTATTGCGCGACCGCCCGGGGGGCTGCGAGGTCTTGCTGGTCCAGCGCAACGCCGAGCTGGCATTCCACGGCGGGGCGTGGGTTTTTCCGGGTGGACGGATAGATCCCGACGATTATGCTGGCGATGGGGATGACGTCGTTGCGGCGGCCCGCCGTGCTGCCGCCCGCGAGGCGCGCGAGGAGGCGGGGCTCGCGGTTGACGCGGATGCGCTGGTGGCCTTCGCCCGCTGGGTGACTCCGATGCGTTTGCCGAAGCGGTTCGACACCTGGTTCTTCGTCGGACGGGTCGGAGATGAACAAGTCGAAGTCGATGGGGGCGAGATTCACGCCTACGAGTGGATGCGTCCGGCGGCGGCGCTGGTAGCGCACAAAGCCGGCGCCATCACTCTGCCTCCACCGACGTTCGTGACGTTGACTTACCTTGACGGTCAGCCGACGGTCTCCGCGGTGCTGACCGCAGTGGCGCGTGACGGCGTGCTGCGATTCCTGCCGAAGCTGTTTACCACCGCGGACGGCGCCTGTTCCTTGTACGAGGGCGATGCAGGGTACGAGGCCGGCGAGGTCGACGTGGCGGGCCCGCGCCATCGCCTGTGGATCGTCGAATCCGGCTGGCGCTACGAGCGCGGCTGA
- the grxD gene encoding Grx4 family monothiol glutaredoxin has product MARDVMADIKNEIAANKVIIYMKGTPSFPMCGFSARTVEVLRAAGKPFAHVNILEDPEKREAIKVFSKWPTLPQVYIAGEFVGGCDVVEELAASGELGQLLSQAFAESTGASAGS; this is encoded by the coding sequence ATGGCGCGAGACGTGATGGCCGATATCAAGAACGAGATCGCGGCGAACAAGGTGATCATCTACATGAAGGGCACGCCCAGCTTTCCGATGTGCGGCTTTTCGGCCCGCACCGTCGAGGTGCTGCGGGCCGCGGGTAAGCCGTTTGCGCACGTGAACATCCTCGAAGATCCCGAGAAGCGCGAGGCGATCAAGGTCTTCTCGAAGTGGCCGACACTTCCGCAGGTGTACATCGCGGGCGAGTTCGTCGGCGGTTGCGACGTCGTGGAAGAACTCGCGGCCAGTGGCGAGCTCGGCCAGTTGCTGAGCCAGGCCTTTGCGGAATCGACTGGCGCCTCGGCGGGCAGTTGA
- the purN gene encoding phosphoribosylglycinamide formyltransferase gives MPSVPPRLAVLLSGEGTTLQNLIDRIADGRLGAEIVVAISSRAGVGGLERARRAGIPAIAVERKAFPDVDAFNDALHAELGRRPVDLVVLAGFLSPFQLRDRYVGRVLNIHPALIPAFCGKGLYGERVHRAVIEAGVKVTGCTVHFADDEYDHGPIVLQGCIPVLDDDTPQTLAARVQQLENELYPAAIQLYAEGRLVVSGRRVTLRPLPSATVAG, from the coding sequence ATGCCGTCGGTGCCGCCGCGTCTCGCCGTGTTGCTCTCCGGGGAGGGGACAACCCTGCAGAATCTGATCGACCGGATCGCCGACGGTCGTCTCGGCGCGGAGATCGTCGTGGCGATTTCCTCGCGCGCCGGCGTTGGGGGTCTGGAACGGGCGCGGCGCGCCGGGATTCCCGCTATTGCAGTCGAGCGCAAGGCGTTTCCCGACGTCGACGCCTTCAACGACGCTCTGCACGCCGAACTTGGACGTCGACCCGTCGATCTCGTGGTGTTGGCGGGTTTCCTTTCTCCTTTTCAGTTGCGGGACCGCTACGTTGGCCGGGTACTCAACATCCACCCGGCACTCATCCCCGCGTTCTGTGGCAAGGGGCTCTATGGCGAGCGGGTCCACCGTGCCGTCATCGAGGCGGGGGTAAAGGTAACCGGTTGCACGGTGCACTTCGCCGACGACGAATACGACCACGGCCCCATCGTCTTGCAGGGATGCATACCGGTACTCGACGACGACACGCCGCAGACGCTGGCCGCGCGGGTGCAACAGTTGGAAAACGAGCTCTACCCGGCGGCAATCCAATTGTATGCCGAGGGGCGACTAGTGGTGTCGGGACGACGGGTCACGTTGCGCCCGCTGCCGAGCGCGACGGTGGCCGGCTGA
- the infC gene encoding translation initiation factor IF-3, translating to MAFRGRGPRFIPPPPDAHRINRHIRAPQVRLIGADGSQVGIVSTDDALRMAQEAQLDLVEIAPTAQPPVCRILDYGKFKYQQHKKESEARRKQATTQVKELRLGYRTDVGDIERQIQKAREFLLAGDRVKFALRFRGREMAYQNLGREKLMKISDALSDIASIDSTPRMEGRLMGMILAPGASKKKAIAARPQPREAPKQEPPKTAEPAASGS from the coding sequence TTGGCGTTTCGCGGACGAGGCCCACGGTTCATTCCCCCACCCCCTGATGCGCATCGCATCAATCGCCACATAAGGGCGCCCCAGGTCAGACTGATCGGGGCCGATGGCTCACAGGTCGGGATCGTATCGACGGACGATGCGTTGCGCATGGCGCAGGAGGCGCAGCTCGATCTGGTCGAGATAGCACCGACGGCGCAGCCGCCGGTTTGCCGCATCCTCGACTACGGCAAGTTCAAGTACCAGCAGCACAAGAAGGAGTCGGAGGCGCGCCGCAAACAGGCGACCACGCAGGTCAAGGAGCTGCGCCTCGGCTACCGCACCGACGTGGGCGACATCGAGCGCCAGATCCAGAAGGCGCGCGAGTTCCTGCTCGCCGGCGACCGCGTGAAGTTCGCGCTGCGTTTCCGTGGGCGCGAGATGGCCTACCAGAACCTGGGCCGCGAGAAACTCATGAAGATCAGCGATGCGTTGAGCGATATTGCCTCGATCGACAGCACGCCACGCATGGAAGGCCGGCTAATGGGGATGATCCTGGCGCCCGGTGCCTCGAAGAAAAAGGCCATTGCCGCCCGCCCGCAACCAAGAGAGGCGCCCAAGCAGGAGCCGCCCAAGACCGCCGAGCCCGCCGCGTCGGGCAGTTAG
- a CDS encoding sulfurtransferase TusA family protein, producing the protein MSELIDLRGVPCPLSWAKARVRLEELAPGTDVEIWLDDPKGVRDLPRAAEAQGYHVSDVVAAGALWRVLLQV; encoded by the coding sequence ATGTCCGAACTTATCGATCTGCGTGGCGTGCCCTGTCCACTTAGTTGGGCGAAGGCCAGGGTGCGGCTCGAGGAGCTTGCGCCGGGGACGGACGTCGAGATCTGGCTCGACGATCCCAAGGGTGTGCGCGACCTTCCCCGTGCCGCCGAGGCCCAGGGCTACCACGTCAGCGACGTGGTGGCCGCCGGCGCCCTGTGGCGGGTGTTGCTCCAGGTCTGA
- a CDS encoding M20 family metallopeptidase: MDESVLHAIRTRAQALAQSVIDVRRDIHSNPELGNCERRTPALVADTLRPLGFDIREGVGGTGVVATLRGGRPGRTIALRADMDALPLNEESDHAYRSCVPGVMHACGHDGHVAMALGAARVLHELRDHLRGNVRFLFQPAEETIGGANEMIADGCLAADPPVDAVFGLHLWPLMPAGQLSLKPGPIMASADLLRIVVKGEGGHASEPHTCTDPVPVAAQVINNLQALITRRFDARSPVVVTITYMQAGSAFNIIPPEVVLGGTVRTVDPEVRAAVPARIEHLVRHTTAAFGADAEVTYIRGSGVVMNHPGFTGFVRQTIQAARGSESIHDMAQPIMGAEDFGAFLEQVPGAFAFLGARPTHQEPYPCHHPRFDIDEQALPEGVEILATVAMKFLDREAEVDG, translated from the coding sequence ATGGACGAATCGGTTCTGCACGCGATTCGCACGCGGGCGCAGGCACTCGCTCAGAGCGTCATCGACGTCCGCCGCGACATTCACAGCAATCCCGAGCTGGGCAATTGCGAACGACGGACACCGGCCCTGGTCGCCGATACCCTGCGCCCTCTCGGCTTCGACATTCGCGAGGGCGTCGGCGGCACCGGCGTCGTGGCCACTTTACGCGGTGGCCGACCGGGCCGCACGATCGCACTGCGCGCCGACATGGACGCCCTGCCGTTAAACGAGGAGAGCGACCATGCTTACCGTTCGTGTGTTCCCGGCGTCATGCACGCCTGCGGACATGACGGACACGTGGCCATGGCACTCGGCGCGGCGCGTGTCCTGCACGAGCTGCGCGACCATCTCCGGGGCAACGTCAGGTTCCTCTTCCAGCCCGCCGAAGAGACCATCGGCGGCGCGAACGAGATGATCGCCGACGGTTGCCTGGCTGCCGATCCGCCCGTCGACGCCGTCTTCGGGCTCCACCTCTGGCCACTCATGCCGGCGGGCCAACTCAGTCTGAAGCCAGGCCCGATCATGGCCAGCGCGGATCTCCTGCGCATCGTCGTCAAGGGCGAGGGCGGCCACGCCAGCGAACCCCACACCTGCACCGATCCCGTGCCTGTGGCGGCCCAGGTCATCAACAACCTGCAGGCGCTGATCACCCGGCGCTTCGATGCCCGCAGTCCGGTGGTGGTAACGATCACGTACATGCAGGCGGGCTCGGCCTTCAACATCATACCGCCGGAGGTGGTGCTGGGCGGCACCGTGCGCACCGTCGACCCGGAGGTCCGCGCCGCAGTCCCGGCCCGCATCGAGCACCTGGTCCGGCACACGACGGCGGCGTTCGGTGCCGACGCGGAGGTCACTTACATCCGCGGCTCCGGCGTGGTGATGAACCACCCGGGTTTCACCGGGTTTGTCCGGCAGACGATTCAGGCCGCGCGCGGCAGCGAGAGCATCCACGACATGGCGCAGCCGATCATGGGCGCCGAGGACTTCGGAGCATTTCTGGAACAGGTCCCCGGCGCCTTCGCATTCCTCGGCGCGCGGCCCACGCACCAGGAGCCGTATCCGTGCCACCACCCCCGGTTCGACATCGACGAACAGGCGCTGCCGGAAGGGGTGGAGATCCTGGCAACGGTGGCGATGAAGTTCCTCGACCGGGAGGCGGAGGTAGACGGCTAG